A portion of the Myripristis murdjan chromosome 13, fMyrMur1.1, whole genome shotgun sequence genome contains these proteins:
- the mab21l1 gene encoding putative nucleotidyltransferase MAB21L1 — protein MIAAQAKLVYHLNKYYNEKCQSRKAAISKTIREVCKVVSDVLKEVEVQEPRFISSLSEMENRFEGLEVISPTEFEVVLYLNQMGVFNFVDDGSLPGCAVLKLSDGRKRSMSLWVEFITASGYLSARKIRSRFQTLVAQAVDKCSYRDVVKMVADTSEVKLRIRDRYVVQITPAFKCTGIWPRSAAHWPLPHIPWPGPNRVAEVKAEGFNLLSKECYSLNGKQSSAESDAWVLQFAEAENRLLLGGCRKKCLSVLKTLRDRHLELPGQPLNNYHMKTLVSYECEKHPRESDWDENCLGDRLNGILLQLISCLQCRRCPHYFLPNLDLFQGKPHSALENAAKQTWRLAREILTNPKSLEKL, from the coding sequence ATGATAGCCGCCCAGGCAAAGTTGGTGTATCACCTCAACAAATACTACAACGAGAAATGCCAATCTCGAAAAGCAGCGATCTCCAAGACCATCCGGGAGGTGTGCAAGGTGGTGTCGGATGTCCTAAAGGAGGTCGAGGTGCAGGAGCCCCGCTTCATCAGCTCCCTGAGCGAAATGGAGAATCGTTTCGAGGGACTGGAGGTCATATCTCCGACCGAGTTCGAGGTTGTGCTCTATCTAAATCAGATGGGAGTATTCAACTTTGTGGATGACGGGTCTCTCCCGGGGTGCGCCGTGCTCAAGCTCAGCGATGGCCGCAAGAGAAGCATGTCTCTCTGGGTTGAATTCATCACAGCCTCCGGTTACCTCTCGGCTCGCAAGATCCGGTCGAGATTTCAGACATTGGTGGCGCAGGCAGTGGATAAATGCAGCTACAGAGATGTTGTCAAAATGGTCGCTGACACAAGTGAGGTGAAGTTACGCATTAGAGACAGATACGTGGTGCAAATCACGCCGGCTTTCAAGTGCACTGGGATATGGCCACGAAGCGCTGCGCACTGGCCTCTCCCTCATATCCCCTGGCCGGGACCTAACCGAGTAGCAGAAGTCAAAGCAGAGGGTTTCAATCTTTTATCCAAAGAGTGTTACTCGCTGAACGGCAAGCAGAGCTCAGCAGAGAGCGATGCCTGGGTGTTGCAGTTCGCCGAGGCCGAGAACCGACTCCTCTTGGGAGGATGCAGGAAGAAATGCCTGTCAGTCCTCAAAACATTACGCGACCGTCACCTTGAACTGCCTGGACAGCCTCTGAACAACTATCACATGAAAACTTTGGTTTCGTACGAGTGTGAGAAGCATCCAAGGGAGTCGGACTGGGATGAGAACTGCCTCGGTGATCGCCTGAACGGGATACTATTGCAGCTTATTTCATGTTTGCAGTGCAGAAGGTGCCCGCATTATTTCCTGCCCAATTTAGACCTGTTTCAAGGAAAACCTCATTCGGCTCTAGAGAACGCAGCCAAACAGACTTGGCGACTGGCAAGAGAAATACTGACCAACCCCAAAAGCTTGGAGAAACTCTGA